In Daucus carota subsp. sativus chromosome 4, DH1 v3.0, whole genome shotgun sequence, one DNA window encodes the following:
- the LOC108218321 gene encoding cytochrome P450 72A397-like, with amino-acid sequence MEVINTEGMKTIAASLVLALLVGWAWRVLNWVWLRPRNMEKCLRKQGLHGNSYRFLFGDSKENSKMVKNARSKPITLSDDVVARASPFIYHTVQKYGKNSFIWFGPTPRLLVTDPELMKEVLTKNYRFKKLKQNPIVRMFSYGLGSIEGDQWAQHRKLLTPAFHLHKLKLMLPVMHNSCTEMVRKWEKMVEKNGWCEFDVVPHLHTLTSDVISRTAFGSSYKEGSKVFEIQRQQIQLVMKALQSVYIPGWRFLPTKSNKRMKELNLIIQSSLKDIIDKKTKAMQAGESSSDDLLGVLLESISNEQLQSGSRNAGMSLDDVIGECKLFYFAGQDTTSNVLVWALILLSHHSDWQTRAREEVTRVLGSHGTPDFDNLSHLKVVTMILHEVLRLYPPGDILIRKVHEETTLGALTLPPGAEVCLPILLLNYDKDVWGEDAKEFNPERFAGGVSNATKTNQAAYLPFGWGPRICIGQNFALLEAKLALATILQHFSFELSASYTHAPTTVITLQPQHGAYLIVHKL; translated from the exons ATGGAAGTAATCAACACAGAGGGGATGAAAACTATTGCAGCAAGTCTAGTATTAGCTTTGCTTGTGGGATGGGCATGGAGAGTTCTCAACTGGGTATGGCTGAGACCACGGAACATGGAGAAGTGCTTAAGAAAACAAGGCCTCCATGGAAACTCCTACCGTTTCTTGTTCGGAGATTCCAAAGAAAACTCGAAGATGGTTAAGAATGCTAGATCAAAGCCTATCACTCTTTCTGATGATGTTGTCGCTCGTGCAAGTCCGTTTATTTATCACACTGTCCAGAAATATG GGAAGAATAGTTTCATATGGTTTGGACCAACTCCGAGGTTGCTTGTCACAGATCCTGAGCTTATGAAAGAAGTGTTGACGAAGAACTATAGATTCAAGAAGCTTAAGCAGAACCCGATTGTGAGGATGTTTTCTTATGGGCTGGGAAGCATCGAAGGGGATCAGTGGGCTCAGCACCGGAAACTACTCACTCCAGCTTTCCATCTTCACAAATTGAAG CTTATGCTACCAGTAATGCATAATAGTTGCACAGAGATGGTTAGAAAATGGGAAAAAATGGTGGAGAAGAACGGGTGGTGTGAATTCGACGTTGTGCCTCACCTTCATACATTAACAAGTGATGTGATTTCGCGTACTGCATTTGGAAGTAGCTACAAGGAGGGAAGCAAGGTGTTTGAGATTCAGCGCCAGCAGATCCAGCTTGTAATGAAGGCTCTGCAATCAGTATACATTCCTGGATGGCG ATTTCTACCAACCAAGAGTAACAAGAGGATGAAGGAGCTAAATCTTATAATACAATCATCCTTGAAAGACATCATCGACAAAAAGACCAAGGCAATGCAGGCAGGAGAAAGTAGCAGCGATGACTTGCTTGgcgtattattggaatccattTCCAATGAGCAACTTCAAAGCGGATCAAGAAATGCTGGAATGAGCCTGGACGATGTGATAGGCGAATGCAAGCTTTTCTACTTTGCTGGCCAAGACACGACCTCAAATGTCCTTGTCTGGGCATTGATTTTACTAAGCCATCATTCTGATTGGCAAACTCGTGCCAGAGAAGAGGTTACCCGAGTGTTGGGAAGTCATGGCACACCTGATTTTGACAATCTCAGCCATCTCAAAGTT GTGACTATGATTTTGCACGAGGTTTTGAGATTATATCCGCCAGGAGATATACTGATCCGGAAGGTACACGAGGAAACTACACTAGGAGCACTGACCTTACCTCCTGGAGCGGAAGTTTGTCTACCGATCTTGCTTCTCAATTACGACAAAGATGTTTGGGGAGAGGATGCGAAAGAGTTTAATCCAGAGAGATTTGCAGGAGGAGTGTCGAATGCAACAAAAACTAATCAGGCAGCATATTTGCCATTCGGATGGGGACCCAGAATATGCATTGGACAAAACTTTGCACTGCTGGAAGCTAAACTAGCTCTTGCTACCATTTTACAACACTTCTCTTTTGAGCTTTCGGCCTCCTACACACATGCCCCAACTACTGTCATAACTCTTCAACCACAGCATGGCGCTTATTTGATTGTACACAAGCTTTAG
- the LOC108218320 gene encoding LRR receptor-like serine/threonine-protein kinase RGI3: MHAHTKYPPFLSPSNIFFFFALVSLSYLSCFSADVQSQALLAWKASLNSSSDALTSWNSADTSPCHWFGIHCNSKGHVTEIILKAVNLQGPLPSTLQPLESLTTLILSSNNLTGPIPKQLGEVPELIILDVSSNSLVGEIPVEICRLSKLTTLALNTNFLEGGIPSEIGNLSSLVNLFLFDNQLSGEVPKSIGNLKNLEAFRAGGNQNLKGELPWEIGNCSNLLVLGLAETSISGSLPLSIGNLKKLQTLAIYTSLLSGPIPEEIGNCSELQNLYLYQNSISGPIPRRIGELKKLQSLLLWQNSIVGTIPFELGSCTELTVIDLSANLLTGSIPTSFGALSGLQELQLSLNQLSGIIPAEIINCTAITHLEVDNNNISGEIPVQIGNLKSMTLFFAWQNKLTGNIPESLSECKNLEALDLSYNHLFGTIPKHIFDLQNLTKLLLISNDLSGFLPPEIGNCSNLYRFRVSDNRLAGTIPPEIGNLKNLNFFDMGNNRFVGGIPPSISGCESVEFLDLHSNALTGSLPGMLPKSLQILDISDNRLTGPLDPTVGSLTELTKLNLQKNQLSGRIPAQILSCSKLQLLNLGSNRFSGEIPKELAQIQSLEIALNLSFNQFTGELPSEFSGLNKLGNLDLSHNKLTGNLNNLKSLENLVSLNVSFNDFSGSLPDTPFFKKLPMENLAGNQALYIYNGAGGSTDQSRAAGHVKSTMKLTMSILVCASAMLVLLAVYVLIKTRMASNGTPESGTWELTFYQKMEFSVDDIVRNLVSANVIGTGSSGVVYRVTTPNGESLAVKKMWSAEESGAFSSEIGTLSSIRHRNIVRLLGWGSNQTVKLLFYDYLPNGSLSSLLHGAGKGGAEWETRYDIVLGVAHALAYLHHDCVPAILHGDVKAMNVLLGTCLEPYLADFGLAKVVNNSSNDDFSKQNQKTYLAGSYGYMAPEHASMQRITEKSDVYSYGVVLLEVLTGRHPLDPTFPKGAHLVQWVREHLQSKLDPSDILDPKLRGRSDPQMHEMLQTLAVSFLCVSTRANDRPIMKDVVAMLKEIRSVEPVRSDSDLKRVVSGLSPPPPTRKLVSQGSSNCSFAFSEESV; this comes from the exons CATTGCCTTCAACTCTTCAACCACTTGAGTCTTTAACCACCCTCATTCTGTCATCTAACAATCTCACTGGACCTATTCCGAAGCAGCTTGGAGAGGTTCCTGAACTGATCATATTAGACGTTAGTAGCAACTCTCTCGTGGGAGAGATTCCGGTGGAGATTTGCAGGTTGAGCAAGCTGACAACTTTGGCACTCAATACTAATTTTCTTGAAGGTGGTATTCCATCTGAGATTGGAAATCTTTCCAGCCTTGTCAATCTTTTTCTCTTTGACAATCAACTCAGTGGTGAAGTTCCAAAGAGTATTGGGAACTTGAAGAATCTTGAGGCTTTTCGAGCTGGTGGGAATCAAAATCTTAAAGGTGAGCTTCCTTGGGAGATTGGGAACTGTAGTAATCTGCTTGTGCTGGGCCTTGCTGAAACCAGCATTTCTGGAAGTCTTCCTCTGTCAATTGGAAACCTGAAAAAACTACAAACACTAGCAATTTACACATCTCTGTTATCTGGACCAATCCCAGAAGAGATTGGAAACTGCAGTGAACTGCAGAACCTCTATTTGTATCAGAATTCTATATCAGGTCCGATTCCAAGGCGAATTGGGGAGCTCAAGAAGCTTCAGAGCCTGCTGTTATGGCAGAACAGTATAGTGGGCACAATCCCATTTGAGCTTGGAAGCTGCACTGAGCTAACAGTTATAGATTTGTCTGCAAATCTTCTGACAGGCAGCATTCCTACAAGTTTCGGAGCTTTGTCAGGACTTCAAGAACTTCAGCTGAGTCTTAATCAGTTATCAGGTATCATCCCAGCTGAAATTATAAACTGCACAGCTATTACTCATCTGGAAGttgataacaataatatttctgGAGAAATTCCTGTTCAAATAGGCAATCTAAAGAGCATGACTCTTTTCTTTGCCTGGCAAAATAAGCTAACAGGCAATATTCCAGAGTCATTATCTGAGTGTAAGAATCTTGAAGCTCTTGATCTTTCTTATAACCATCTTTTTGGTACCATACCTAAACACATATTTGATCTGCAAAATCTTACCAAACTGTTGCTGATTTCCAATGATTTATCGGGCTTTTTACCACCTGAGATTGGAAACTGCTCAAACTTGTATAGGTTTCGGGTGAGTGACAATAGATTGGCAGGCACTATTCCACCTGAAATTGGAAATTtgaaaaatcttaatttttttgacatggGTAACAATAGATTTGTTGGTGGAATTCCTCCATCGATATCTGGATGTGAGAGTGTTGAATTTCTTGATCTCCATTCAAATGCCCTTACTGGTTCTCTACCTGGCATGCTTCCGAAAAGCCTGCAAATTCTAGACATCTCAGACAACAGGCTTACAGGTCCATTGGATCCCACTGTTGGTTCTTTAACTGAATTAACAAAGCTTAATCTTCAGAAGAATCAACTTTCTGGCAGAATTCCTGCACAGATCCTATCCTGCAGTAAGCTGCAATTGTTGAATCTTGGAAGTAACAGATTTTCAGGGGAAATACCTAAAGAATTGGCTCAAATCCAGTCGCTAGAGATTGCTCTCAATCTTAGTTTTAACCAATTCACAGGTGAATTGCCGAGTGAATTCTCTGGTCTTAACAAGCTAGGAAATCTTGACCTGTCCCACAACAAGCTCACAGGGAATCTGAATAATCTGAAAAGCCTTGAAAATCTTGTTTCTCTCAATGTCTCATTCAATGACTTCTCAGGCTCATTGCCTGATACGCCATTTTTCAAGAAACTCCCTATGGAGAACCTAGCTGGAAACCAAGCTCTGTACATTTATAATGGAGCTGGAGGTTCAACTGATCAAAGTAGAGCAGCTGGGCATGTGAAATCGACGATGAAGCTAACAATGTCAATCTTAGTCTGCGCCAGTGCAATGCTTGTACTACTGGCAGTGTACGTGTTAATCAAGACCCGTATGGCCAGCAATGGAACACCTGAAAGTGGAACTTGGGAGCTGACATTCTATCAAAAGATGGAATTTTCAGTGGATGACATAGTCCGCAATCTTGTATCAGCTAATGTGATTGGTACTGGAAGCTCTGGAGTTGTTTACAGGGTGACAACTCCAAATGGGGAATCTCTAGCTGTGAAAAAAATGTGGTCAGCAGAAGAATCAGGCGCATTCAGTTCTGAGATTGGAACACTGAGCTCAATCCGACACAGGAATATTGTCCGTCTTTTAGGCTGGGGCTCAAATCAGACAGTGAAACTGCTCTTCTACGACTATCTTCCTAATGGAAGCTTGAGTTCTCTCCTCCATGGTGCTGGAAAGGGAGGCGCGGAATGGGAAACTAGATATGATATTGTGCTTGGCGTTGCACATGCACTGGCCTACTTGCACCATGACTGTGTTCCTGCAATCTTACATGGGGATGTAAAAGCGATGAATGTCTTATTGGGAACATGCCTTGAGCCCTACCTTGCTGACTTTGGGTTGGCTAAGGTTGTCAATAACAGCAGCAATGATGATTTCTCAAAGCAGAATCAAAAAACTTATCTAGCTGGCTCTTATGGATACATGGCTCCAG AACATGCTTCAATGCAACGAATTACAGAGAAGAGCGACGTCTACAGCTATGGTGTGGTCCTGCTGGAGGTCTTGACAGGAAGGCATCCATTGGACCCGACCTTTCCAAAGGGTGCACACTTGGTACAGTGGGTACGCGAACACTTGCAGAGTAAGCTGGACCCAAGCGACATTCTTGATCCAAAGCTCAGAGGCAGGTCAGATCCACAGATGCATGAAATGCTGCAAACACTAGCCGTTTCATTTCTATGCGTTAGTACACGTGCTAATGATCGTCCAATAATGAAGGATGTAGTAGCAATGCTCAAGGAAATTCGAAGTGTAGAACCTGTAAGATCAGATTCTGATCTGAAGCGGGTTGTGTCTGGCCTTTCTCCCCCACCTCCAACTCGAAAACTGGTCTCACAGGGATCCTCGAACTGTTCATTTGCATTCTCTGAGGAATCAGTCTAG
- the LOC108218322 gene encoding uncharacterized protein LOC108218322, which yields MVILTGKLIYGVALESHSRFLFIPWVRSNGVIMSLKVSNFSSSIPVRYIPKNSPKPRIPLVSTPPKNDIEEQVKHKHTCLDSNVGRAESSYGTEVAKRKFSPKKSFKTENSRSLVPPVNDFHDVSRHGSPESDVLGLELGDGGKSMGGSFDVDEVLDRNHRAIVNLDFNAESETDEELGGLKSLEDSEELVHEITGKEASGTAFQPSKNNQDAENMAVRFLSRRALTKMELRKKLIAKRYPLHVVDEVINKFQIRKFLDDFQYAEAFSRSRFSSLSWGPARIKQALRLKGVSEADAEKAIKLVFKDGQSGEDQSRFGLSKSSLDQLYAQASKRWLQSQSQPVEKRKSKIIQWLQYRGFNWGVVNGVLKKLESDFPP from the exons ATGGTGATTTTGACAGGGAAATTAATATATGGAGTTGCTTTGGAGTCTCACTCTCGATTTCTCTTCATACCCTG ggTGAGAAGCAATGGTGTTATAATGTCTTTGAAAGTTAGTAACTTCAGTTCATCAATTCCTGTTAGATACATTCCCAAGAACTCTCCGAAACCTCGAATACCATTAGTTTCTACCCCGCCAAAGAACGACATTGAGGAGCAGGTTAAGCATAAGCACACTTGTTTAGACTCAAATGTGGGTAGGGCGGAGAGTTCATATGGGACAGAGGTTGCAAAAAGAAAATTCTCGCCGAAAAAATCTTTCAAGACTGAAAATTCGAGAAGTTTGGTTCCACCTGTAAATGATTTTCATGACGTATCTAGGCATGGAAGCCCGGAATCGGATGTCTTAGGGTTAGAGTTAGGGGATGGTGGGAAGAGTATGGGTGGAAGCTTCGATGTTGATGAGGTGTTAGATCGAAATCACAGGGCAATTGTTAACTTGGACTTCAATGCTGAATCAG AAACAGATGAAGAACTTGGTGGCTTAAAAAGTCTGGAAGATTCCGAAGAGTTGGTACATGAAATAACAGGGAAGGAAGCTAGTGGGACCGCATTTCAGCCTAGCAAAAATAACCAAGATGCAGAGAATATGGCAGTTAGATTCCTTTCCAGGAG AGCATTAACAAAAATGGAGCTTAGGAAGAAGTTGATTGCAAAGAGATACCCTCTTCATGTTGTTGATGAAGTGATAAATAAATTCCAGATAAG GAAATTTCTTGATGATTTCCAGTATGCAGAAGCATTTTCTCGATCCAGGTTTTCTTCTTTAAGTTGGGGTCCAGCACGAATCAAGCAG GCATTACGCTTAAAGGGTGTAAGTGAAGCTGATGCAGAGAAGGCAATAAAATTAGTCTTCAAAGATGGCCAATCTGGAGAAGATCAATCAAGATTTGGACTTTCAAAGTCATCACTGGATCAACTATATGCTCAAGCCTCAAAACGGTGGCTGCAAAGTCAGAGTCAGCCTGTGGAAAAACGGAAATCAAAGATCATTCAGTGGCTCCAGTACCGTGGATTTAACTGGGGAGTTGTTAATGGTGTGCTCAAGAAGTTAGAGTCCGACTTTCCTCCCTAG